In Lacrimispora indolis DSM 755, a genomic segment contains:
- a CDS encoding sulfatase-like hydrolase/transferase: protein MAGKRPNIVFILTDDQGIWSLGCYGNREIRTPNLDRLAQDGVRFDNFFCTSPVCSPARASLLTGRIPSQHGIHDYLSGGNGGCGQEAIEYLKEYRGYTDILAENGYTCGLSGKWHLGDGRRPQKGFSFWYSHQKGGGPYYNAPMFRDGEPVCEKGYITDVITDEALAFIDREKNKENPFYLSVHYTAPHSPWVNSHPKEYTSLYEDCLFETCPQSVPHPWAKTEVLDGYKNSRECLIGYFAAITAMDSNVGRILEKLDDEGLTEDTMIIFTSDNGFNCGHHGIWGKGNGTFPLNFYDSSVKVPFLISHKDHIPEKRVCRTMCSGYDFMPTLLEYLGLENEEEDKLPGKSFFNGLMGVEEETEGPVVVYDEYGPARMIRDKRYKLVRRYPYGPDEFYDLESDPGEACNRIQDEDCMEVIGRMKKQMELWFLKYADPRIDGSREPVLGGGQSCMAGVLGPGINVYGENK, encoded by the coding sequence ATGGCAGGAAAGAGACCAAACATTGTATTTATTTTAACAGATGACCAGGGGATCTGGTCCCTGGGCTGCTATGGAAATCGGGAAATCAGGACACCCAATTTAGACCGGCTGGCCCAGGACGGCGTCCGCTTTGATAACTTTTTTTGTACCTCCCCGGTCTGTTCTCCTGCCAGGGCTTCTCTCCTGACAGGAAGGATCCCGTCCCAGCACGGCATTCATGACTATTTAAGCGGCGGCAACGGGGGCTGCGGGCAGGAGGCCATTGAATATCTGAAAGAATACAGGGGTTATACGGATATTCTGGCGGAGAACGGATATACCTGCGGGCTCAGCGGAAAGTGGCATTTAGGAGACGGAAGGAGACCTCAAAAGGGGTTTTCCTTCTGGTATTCCCATCAAAAGGGCGGCGGACCTTATTATAACGCTCCTATGTTCCGGGATGGGGAGCCAGTGTGTGAAAAGGGCTATATCACGGATGTGATCACGGATGAGGCCCTGGCCTTTATTGACAGGGAGAAAAATAAGGAAAATCCCTTTTATTTAAGCGTCCATTATACGGCTCCCCATTCCCCCTGGGTCAACAGCCATCCAAAGGAGTACACGAGCCTGTATGAGGATTGTCTGTTTGAAACCTGCCCCCAGTCTGTTCCCCATCCGTGGGCTAAGACAGAGGTGCTGGACGGGTATAAGAATTCCAGGGAATGCCTCATAGGATATTTTGCGGCGATCACCGCCATGGACAGTAATGTTGGCCGGATTTTGGAAAAGCTGGATGACGAAGGGCTGACAGAGGACACCATGATCATTTTTACCAGTGACAATGGCTTTAACTGCGGTCATCACGGGATATGGGGAAAGGGAAACGGAACATTTCCTTTGAATTTTTACGATTCTTCCGTGAAGGTTCCCTTTCTTATAAGCCATAAAGACCATATTCCGGAAAAACGGGTTTGCCGGACCATGTGCAGCGGCTATGACTTTATGCCCACTCTTTTAGAATATCTGGGCCTTGAGAATGAGGAAGAGGATAAGCTGCCGGGAAAAAGCTTTTTCAATGGCCTTATGGGTGTTGAGGAAGAAACGGAAGGTCCTGTGGTTGTATACGACGAATACGGCCCGGCCCGGATGATACGTGATAAACGGTATAAGCTGGTCCGCCGGTATCCATACGGCCCGGATGAATTCTATGATCTGGAATCAGATCCGGGAGAAGCATGTAACCGGATCCAGGATGAGGACTGCATGGAAGTGATCGGCCGTATGAAAAAACAGATGGAACTGTGGTTTCTTAAGTATGCGGATCCAAGGATCGACGGTTCCAGAGAACCGGTTTTGGGCGGGGGACAGAGCTGTATGGCCGGAGTCCTGGGTCCTGGAATCAATGTTTACGGAGAGAACAAATAG
- a CDS encoding ABC transporter substrate-binding protein, with protein MKKRRLAALALAGIMALTTGCSGGGKTEAVTSAGETKAEAKAEAETKAQDSGSKEPITLKIANYAVLEKGYDEFWKNVKEGFEAKYPNVTIEWVTAPYGEILNQVINMAGGGDRVDCVFSEMIWIPALVDAGLAAPMKDVVDEDFLNDYYPNILEAHKVDGEVYGVPLYVSPSLLFYNKNLFEKAGLDPNKPPKTYEEMLSMAEKLSGLTTDDGNKVYAFGQPTASVIVIGSSIQAFAANFGGYVFDENEKLNVENEGLKEALEMLKLLDEKGYNPQNAKPKDLRNLFALGQLAMYYDNSWGFNGARSINPEVVNFAAAAEPLKGGNGDGASTLQSHCFVAVDNGPERVEAVKDFIQYVITPDILNDYIANIAPALPAKNAMKDMEAVKNSPILNGAGNSVEKAEPVLMFPTLSDFNLELCALAQAVTVGGEDVDTALKNFQNSVQPLLP; from the coding sequence ATGAAAAAAAGAAGACTAGCAGCGTTGGCACTGGCCGGTATCATGGCGCTCACAACCGGTTGTTCCGGCGGAGGAAAGACAGAAGCAGTCACATCAGCAGGGGAGACGAAAGCAGAGGCAAAGGCAGAGGCAGAAACAAAAGCCCAGGATTCAGGAAGCAAGGAGCCCATCACCTTAAAGATTGCCAATTATGCGGTGCTGGAAAAGGGGTATGATGAGTTCTGGAAAAATGTGAAGGAAGGTTTTGAGGCAAAGTATCCCAATGTGACCATTGAATGGGTCACCGCTCCCTACGGGGAAATCTTAAACCAGGTCATCAACATGGCAGGCGGCGGAGACCGGGTGGACTGTGTTTTCAGTGAGATGATCTGGATTCCTGCGCTGGTGGATGCCGGTCTTGCGGCTCCCATGAAGGATGTGGTTGATGAAGACTTTTTAAATGACTATTATCCCAATATCCTGGAAGCCCATAAGGTTGATGGAGAGGTTTACGGCGTACCGCTTTACGTGTCTCCTTCCCTTTTGTTCTACAACAAGAACTTATTTGAAAAGGCCGGCCTTGATCCAAACAAGCCGCCTAAGACCTATGAAGAAATGCTTTCCATGGCGGAAAAGCTGTCAGGGCTCACTACGGACGACGGAAATAAGGTATATGCATTCGGTCAGCCCACTGCATCAGTAATCGTTATCGGATCCTCCATTCAGGCCTTTGCCGCAAACTTCGGGGGTTATGTCTTTGATGAGAACGAAAAGCTGAATGTGGAAAACGAAGGCCTGAAGGAAGCTCTTGAAATGCTGAAGCTTCTTGATGAAAAAGGCTATAATCCCCAGAATGCCAAGCCAAAGGATTTGAGAAACTTATTTGCCCTGGGACAGCTTGCCATGTATTATGACAATTCATGGGGCTTTAACGGTGCCAGATCCATCAATCCGGAAGTGGTGAACTTTGCAGCTGCAGCAGAGCCTTTAAAGGGCGGAAACGGAGATGGAGCTTCCACCTTACAATCCCATTGTTTTGTAGCGGTTGACAACGGGCCGGAACGTGTGGAAGCGGTAAAGGACTTTATCCAGTACGTGATCACGCCGGATATTTTAAATGACTATATTGCCAATATTGCCCCGGCCCTTCCCGCAAAAAATGCCATGAAGGACATGGAAGCAGTAAAGAACAGCCCGATTTTAAACGGAGCAGGAAATTCCGTGGAAAAGGCAGAGCCGGTACTGATGTTCCCAACCCTGTCTGATTTTAACTTAGAGCTGTGCGCATTGGCTCAGGCGGTAACTGTAGGGGGAGAAGATGTGGACACTGCCCTGAAAAACTTCCAGAATTCAGTGCAGCCTTTGCTTCCGTAA
- a CDS encoding L-fucose/L-arabinose isomerase family protein, with product MKTKLNAGFVTTYSGRWPMEVPEQRNREYGDWLAENLPMARIIRASVLGCSRETVEQVTEEFKKQDVDVIVLVYGAFTGDDVASYLAEMVKVPIILWAPYEVPFEKDDRLYSNALCSMTMNAAAIRKLGASYHTVYGSLEDERAAEKVKNLIRAYGVVKALRHTNLGLLGYRPTAFYNCSFDESLIRRTFGVKIEETDLKVVFDRMEGLSEEGWKADMENMSSQYDTTQLPKGHLENHSRLYLALKEVMKDQKYDFAAIKCWPEMGNLHATPCAVLGRLADEGINIGCEGDVDAELAQMTEYYLTGKPSFITDLINIDEKENVITFWHCGNAAPSLCNQDYQVQIRNHPLAGQGTAFYGALKPGEVTIARFCNIDGGYKLFLMRGEAVPLDRYTKGIMANIKVKRPVREVIEGIIAEGIPHHYSIVWEDVADAMKQVCALLDIPVIEM from the coding sequence ATGAAAACAAAACTAAATGCGGGGTTTGTCACCACCTATTCCGGCAGGTGGCCCATGGAGGTCCCGGAACAGAGAAACCGGGAATATGGGGACTGGCTGGCCGAAAACCTGCCTATGGCCCGGATCATAAGGGCTTCTGTCTTAGGCTGCAGCCGGGAAACAGTAGAGCAGGTTACAGAGGAATTTAAGAAACAGGATGTGGATGTAATTGTTCTGGTTTATGGTGCGTTTACAGGAGATGATGTGGCTTCCTATCTGGCGGAGATGGTGAAGGTGCCGATCATTTTATGGGCGCCCTATGAGGTACCATTTGAAAAGGATGACAGGCTTTATTCCAATGCCCTCTGTTCCATGACCATGAACGCGGCTGCAATCAGAAAGCTGGGGGCCTCCTATCATACCGTATACGGAAGCCTGGAAGATGAAAGGGCAGCGGAAAAGGTCAAAAATCTGATCAGGGCCTATGGTGTGGTCAAAGCCTTAAGGCACACCAATCTGGGACTTTTGGGATACCGGCCTACGGCCTTTTATAACTGCAGCTTTGATGAAAGCCTGATCCGCAGGACCTTTGGGGTGAAGATCGAAGAAACCGATTTAAAGGTGGTGTTTGACCGGATGGAAGGGCTCTCTGAAGAGGGCTGGAAGGCGGACATGGAGAATATGTCCTCCCAATACGATACGACCCAGCTCCCAAAGGGGCATTTGGAGAACCATTCCAGGCTGTATCTGGCTCTTAAGGAGGTCATGAAAGATCAGAAATATGATTTTGCGGCTATTAAATGCTGGCCTGAAATGGGAAATCTCCATGCAACCCCCTGTGCAGTCCTTGGACGGCTGGCAGACGAGGGGATCAACATCGGCTGTGAGGGAGATGTGGATGCGGAGCTGGCACAGATGACGGAATACTATCTTACGGGAAAGCCCAGCTTTATTACTGACTTAATCAACATTGATGAAAAGGAAAATGTGATCACCTTCTGGCATTGCGGAAACGCTGCTCCGTCTTTATGCAACCAGGACTATCAGGTCCAGATCAGAAATCATCCTCTGGCAGGGCAGGGCACTGCGTTTTACGGAGCCTTAAAGCCCGGAGAAGTGACCATTGCAAGATTCTGCAACATAGACGGAGGCTATAAGCTGTTTCTCATGAGAGGAGAGGCGGTGCCCCTGGACCGGTATACAAAAGGAATCATGGCAAATATAAAGGTGAAACGCCCTGTAAGGGAAGTCATAGAAGGAATCATCGCAGAGGGGATCCCCCACCATTACAGCATTGTGTGGGAGGATGTGGCGGATGCCATGAAGCAGGTATGCGCCCTGTTGGACATTCCTGTCATTGAAATGTAG
- a CDS encoding LacI family DNA-binding transcriptional regulator, protein MGQNGERVTRSDVAKAAGVSETIVSYVINNNRYVAKEKRQRVEEAIAALHYRPNNVARALKGKRSNQLLFIADQITNEYFSRIVSEMDKYAYEAGFLISLCANRNTPEFVSQVISRQYDGIIISSISFPMEYVESFSRAGIPVLLFEHRTHGRLPENVATLASGLYSGARMAVKHLVDRGKRHIIYIDRISRKGNVSGPTDLRLSGYLDEMRESGLWAGEDTVIAGCHSEEELAEAVVKYLKAHKETGGIVGRNDMVACIAMYAAVGYGKRVPQDMGVVGFDNSSISRFCFPRLTTLEMQREAISRTVIDMMVQMIGGKQPENAKFETRLIVREST, encoded by the coding sequence ATGGGTCAGAACGGCGAACGGGTGACAAGATCAGATGTGGCGAAGGCAGCAGGAGTCAGCGAGACGATCGTATCCTATGTGATCAATAATAACCGCTATGTGGCAAAGGAAAAGCGGCAGAGGGTGGAAGAAGCCATTGCAGCCCTCCACTACAGGCCCAATAACGTTGCCAGGGCTTTGAAGGGAAAACGAAGCAACCAGCTTCTTTTCATTGCGGACCAGATCACCAACGAATATTTCAGCCGGATCGTCAGCGAAATGGATAAGTACGCCTATGAGGCCGGATTCCTGATTTCCCTGTGCGCCAACCGGAATACGCCGGAATTCGTTTCTCAGGTCATCAGCCGCCAGTACGACGGCATCATCATCAGCTCTATCAGCTTTCCCATGGAGTATGTGGAGTCCTTCAGCAGAGCGGGAATCCCGGTTTTGCTGTTTGAGCACAGAACTCATGGCAGGCTTCCGGAAAATGTGGCTACTCTTGCTTCCGGCCTATATTCTGGAGCCAGAATGGCAGTAAAGCATCTGGTTGACAGGGGAAAGAGGCATATCATTTATATTGACCGAATCAGCAGAAAGGGAAATGTAAGCGGTCCTACGGATCTGCGTTTAAGCGGATATCTGGATGAGATGAGAGAAAGCGGGCTTTGGGCCGGTGAAGACACGGTGATTGCGGGCTGCCACTCGGAAGAGGAACTGGCGGAGGCTGTTGTAAAATATTTAAAGGCTCATAAGGAAACCGGCGGGATCGTAGGGCGGAATGATATGGTGGCCTGCATCGCCATGTACGCGGCTGTGGGTTATGGAAAGAGAGTTCCGCAGGATATGGGAGTGGTGGGATTTGATAATTCCAGCATCAGCAGGTTTTGTTTTCCCAGGCTTACTACTCTGGAAATGCAGCGGGAGGCCATAAGCAGGACAGTCATTGATATGATGGTCCAGATGATCGGAGGAAAACAGCCGGAAAATGCAAAGTTTGAAACAAGGCTGATTGTAAGAGAAAGCACATAA
- a CDS encoding sulfite exporter TauE/SafE family protein, translated as MSGYLYILFLLISFGASVAGAICGIGGGVIIKPTLDAFGVLSVSAISFLSGCTVLAMTCYSVIKGKMSGESLVDMKTGTPLAIGAALGGVAGKSMFQAVSSLFADKDTVGAVQAACLLVITLGTLIYTIKKDRIHTHHVTQPVICVVIGLVLGIFSSFLGIGGGPINLVVLFYFFSMDTKTAAQNSLYIILFSQITGILNSLMTGTVPEFSMGLLVLMVAGGILGGVTGRAVNKRIHERVVDKLFLVLMVIIIGINLYNIYQFM; from the coding sequence ATGAGCGGTTATTTGTACATATTGTTTCTGTTGATCAGCTTTGGTGCCTCCGTTGCAGGGGCCATCTGCGGAATCGGAGGAGGTGTCATCATTAAGCCTACCCTGGACGCATTTGGAGTGCTCAGCGTATCCGCCATAAGTTTTCTGTCGGGCTGTACCGTGCTTGCCATGACCTGTTATTCTGTGATCAAGGGAAAAATGAGCGGAGAATCCCTGGTGGATATGAAGACAGGGACTCCTCTTGCCATAGGGGCGGCTCTGGGCGGAGTTGCGGGAAAGTCCATGTTCCAGGCTGTTTCTTCCCTGTTTGCAGACAAGGATACGGTGGGAGCGGTCCAGGCGGCCTGCCTTCTGGTGATCACTCTCGGAACGCTGATCTATACCATAAAAAAGGACAGGATTCACACACATCATGTGACACAGCCTGTGATCTGCGTGGTGATCGGACTGGTGCTGGGGATATTTTCCTCATTTCTGGGAATCGGAGGAGGCCCCATCAACCTGGTGGTGCTGTTTTACTTTTTTTCCATGGATACGAAAACGGCTGCTCAGAATTCCCTGTACATCATCCTGTTTTCTCAGATTACAGGGATTCTGAATTCTCTCATGACCGGAACGGTTCCGGAATTTTCCATGGGACTTCTGGTGCTTATGGTGGCTGGAGGGATCTTAGGCGGGGTAACCGGCCGGGCTGTTAACAAAAGGATCCATGAGAGGGTAGTGGATAAGCTGTTCCTGGTTTTGATGGTGATCATCATTGGAATCAATCTGTATAACATTTATCAGTTTATGTAA
- a CDS encoding sulfite exporter TauE/SafE family protein, with product MERIFVVALSALLGGFAQAVTGFGGAIIIMIFLPLILSMNAAPALSDVITMVLSFSMFWRYRKSVRLKPILLPAGIYLAASTAAIHWSAYFDGRKLKGIFGLFLIGLSLYFFFFSGKARVKHSPFVGAVCGLAAGICGGFFGISGPPMSLYYLAAMEKKEEYLGTLNAFFSITVVFNIIARISNGFLTKNLIPYMGVGIVAILVGSTWGSRLVERIDRKTMSMCVYGLMAVAGIVAVL from the coding sequence ATGGAACGAATATTTGTTGTGGCCCTGTCAGCTTTGCTGGGAGGTTTTGCCCAGGCTGTCACAGGCTTTGGAGGGGCGATCATTATCATGATTTTTCTTCCGCTCATCCTGTCCATGAATGCGGCTCCTGCCTTAAGTGACGTAATCACCATGGTGCTGTCCTTTTCCATGTTCTGGAGGTATCGGAAGTCAGTAAGGCTAAAACCCATTCTCCTTCCGGCCGGAATTTATCTGGCGGCCAGCACAGCTGCCATCCACTGGTCTGCGTATTTTGACGGGAGGAAGCTGAAGGGGATCTTTGGCCTGTTTCTCATAGGGCTGTCCCTTTACTTCTTCTTTTTTTCAGGAAAAGCAAGAGTAAAGCACTCTCCTTTCGTGGGAGCGGTCTGCGGGCTTGCGGCAGGAATATGCGGTGGTTTTTTTGGGATCAGCGGGCCGCCCATGAGCCTTTATTATCTGGCTGCCATGGAGAAAAAAGAGGAATACTTAGGGACGCTGAACGCATTTTTTTCCATTACGGTGGTTTTTAACATCATCGCCAGAATCTCCAATGGATTCCTGACAAAGAATCTGATTCCCTATATGGGTGTTGGGATCGTGGCGATCCTCGTTGGAAGCACCTGGGGCAGCAGGCTGGTGGAGCGGATCGACCGTAAGACCATGAGCATGTGCGTTTATGGGCTTATGGCAGTAGCCGGAATTGTGGCTGTGCTGTAA